From Echinicola soli, a single genomic window includes:
- a CDS encoding rhomboid family protein, protein MYGGFWYYLKNAFNQRDNSLYKLLAINILVFLVFLVLRVFLTISGEGALYQQILSYFMMPAEVGRIITQPWSIFTYMFMHEGIFHILFNMLFLYWFGLLIQEYLGSRKLANLYILGGLAGAVLYVIMYNVAPFFIEQRDMALMLGASAGVYAIVVGAATLTPDTTFHLILLGPVKIKYIAIFYVLIAFANSTGANAGGELAHLGGAALGYLYITMLRKGTDLGAPVQAVGKFFENLIAGRPNVKVSYRKKNAPYKSEPLRDTETKSTKKDGTTQEEIDKILDKIADKGYDSLSKEEKRKLFEYSNK, encoded by the coding sequence ATGTACGGAGGATTCTGGTATTATTTGAAAAACGCATTTAACCAAAGAGACAACAGTCTATACAAACTGCTGGCCATTAATATCTTGGTCTTTCTGGTTTTTTTAGTGCTTAGGGTGTTCCTTACCATCAGTGGTGAAGGAGCGCTTTACCAACAAATCCTAAGTTACTTTATGATGCCTGCCGAGGTGGGCAGGATCATCACGCAGCCATGGTCCATCTTCACCTACATGTTTATGCATGAAGGCATTTTCCATATCCTTTTCAATATGCTTTTCCTGTATTGGTTTGGACTGCTGATTCAGGAATACCTGGGAAGCAGGAAGCTTGCCAACCTCTATATTCTGGGTGGACTCGCTGGCGCAGTACTCTATGTCATCATGTATAATGTGGCACCATTCTTCATCGAACAAAGAGATATGGCACTCATGCTGGGAGCCAGTGCAGGTGTCTATGCCATTGTCGTAGGGGCGGCGACACTTACCCCTGACACGACATTTCATTTGATCCTATTAGGACCTGTCAAGATAAAGTATATCGCAATTTTCTATGTGCTCATTGCCTTCGCCAACAGCACTGGTGCCAATGCCGGTGGTGAATTGGCCCACTTGGGCGGCGCAGCCTTGGGTTATTTATATATCACTATGCTTCGCAAAGGAACCGATTTGGGAGCTCCTGTTCAGGCAGTAGGTAAGTTCTTCGAAAACCTCATCGCCGGCCGACCAAATGTCAAGGTGTCCTACCGCAAGAAAAACGCTCCCTACAAAAGCGAGCCGCTCCGTGATACGGAAACGAAATCCACCAAAAAAGATGGTACCACCCAGGAAGAAATCGACAAAATCCTCGACAAAATTGCCGATAAAGGCTATGACAGCCTGAGCAAAGAAGAAAAAAGGAAGCTGTTTGAATACAGTAATAAATAG
- a CDS encoding acyl-ACP desaturase, whose product MKGTEPINYELEKNLEVTNQLDKFVGETVDSVLVNPDECWQPTDFLPDMSQPDAFDEIRKIQERAAEIPDTVITSLIGNMITEEALPSYQTYFNLLEGINPEGSLLSDRGWVRWSKAWTAEENRHGDLLNKYLYLSGRADMKLVEQTIHRLIYNGFDPKSEKDPYQAMIYTSFQERATKVSHVNTGKLADKAGDISLSRICKTIAGDEARHEKAYKSFMSRIFEIDPNGAVLAFEKMMRKQIVMPAVLMGKGGPNPTLFDQFSAITQKIGVYTGWDYARIIDHLVKLWKIENLTGLEGRAAKAQEYLSGLADRYMRLADRLKTPDEISLAWLK is encoded by the coding sequence ATGAAAGGTACGGAACCCATTAATTATGAATTGGAGAAAAATCTCGAAGTAACCAACCAACTGGATAAGTTTGTCGGTGAAACGGTGGATTCGGTGTTGGTCAATCCAGATGAGTGCTGGCAGCCTACAGATTTTCTGCCTGATATGAGCCAGCCCGATGCCTTTGATGAGATTAGGAAAATTCAGGAAAGAGCTGCTGAAATACCAGACACGGTGATTACCAGCTTGATTGGTAATATGATTACAGAAGAAGCGCTTCCTAGTTACCAAACTTATTTTAACCTGCTGGAAGGGATCAATCCGGAAGGTAGTCTGCTCTCGGATCGCGGATGGGTAAGGTGGTCAAAAGCTTGGACGGCAGAAGAAAACCGACATGGTGATTTGCTGAACAAGTATTTGTATTTGTCAGGAAGGGCCGATATGAAGCTCGTAGAACAGACCATCCATCGATTGATATATAATGGATTTGATCCTAAATCAGAGAAAGATCCCTATCAGGCCATGATCTATACTTCTTTTCAGGAGCGTGCCACCAAAGTAAGTCACGTGAATACCGGAAAGTTGGCAGATAAGGCGGGGGATATCTCCTTGTCAAGGATATGTAAAACTATCGCTGGAGATGAAGCGAGGCACGAAAAGGCTTATAAGTCTTTTATGTCGCGGATCTTTGAAATAGATCCAAATGGAGCGGTGTTGGCATTCGAAAAGATGATGAGAAAGCAGATCGTGATGCCTGCGGTATTGATGGGCAAAGGAGGGCCAAATCCCACACTTTTCGATCAGTTTTCGGCCATTACCCAAAAAATTGGTGTGTATACCGGATGGGATTATGCACGAATTATTGATCATTTGGTCAAATTATGGAAAATCGAAAACCTTACAGGCTTAGAAGGAAGAGCGGCTAAAGCGCAGGAATACCTGTCAGGATTGGCTGATCGCTACATGCGCCTTGCTGACAGGCTGAAAACGCCAGATGAAATTAGCCTTGCTTGGTTAAAGTAA
- a CDS encoding rhomboid family intramembrane serine protease, with protein sequence MFRSLTPVVKNLLLINVGLYVVASFLLPQLGGFFALYYIESKYFMPFQFLTYMFMHAGLWHLISNMFGLFIFGPLLEQFLGPKKLLILWMVCGIGSGVLYSGYTAFQMNQLNQKVETFYNNPDPEVFNQFVSDNSYMFNTGVYDFIDKFSRDPGNKTYIQNAKTVMNDIREQKSNIPMVGASGALFGVLVAFGMLFPNTQLFLLFPPMPIKAKYLVLFYGLYTVYNIIVNNPTDNVAHFAHFSGLIIGAILVTFWKKDRTSFY encoded by the coding sequence ATGTTTAGATCACTAACCCCCGTCGTCAAAAACCTATTACTGATCAATGTGGGCCTTTATGTCGTCGCAAGCTTCCTTCTGCCGCAATTGGGAGGGTTCTTTGCCTTGTACTACATCGAGAGCAAATATTTTATGCCGTTTCAGTTTTTGACGTACATGTTTATGCACGCTGGGCTTTGGCACCTGATCAGCAATATGTTTGGACTGTTTATCTTTGGCCCCTTGCTGGAGCAATTCCTCGGCCCCAAAAAACTGCTTATCCTATGGATGGTCTGTGGTATCGGATCGGGGGTCCTATACTCTGGCTACACGGCCTTTCAGATGAACCAGCTGAACCAAAAGGTGGAGACCTTCTATAACAATCCCGACCCGGAGGTATTCAATCAATTTGTCTCTGATAACAGCTACATGTTTAATACTGGTGTTTATGATTTTATAGACAAATTCAGCCGTGATCCAGGCAATAAGACCTATATCCAAAATGCCAAAACAGTCATGAACGACATCCGGGAGCAAAAATCCAATATCCCAATGGTAGGTGCCTCCGGCGCCCTGTTTGGAGTACTGGTGGCCTTTGGGATGCTGTTTCCAAACACCCAGCTGTTTTTGCTCTTTCCCCCTATGCCGATCAAGGCCAAGTACCTGGTGCTTTTCTATGGTCTCTATACGGTTTATAACATTATTGTCAACAATCCCACGGATAATGTGGCCCACTTTGCGCATTTTAGTGGTTTAATAATCGGCGCGATTTTGGTAACTTTCTGGAAAAAGGATAGAACTAGCTTTTACTAA
- the recQ gene encoding DNA helicase RecQ, with product MITPKEVLKNFYGYDSFRGQQEAIIQSILKKQDTIVLMPTGGGKSVCYQIPAMVNEGLTLVISPLIALMKDQVDALNGIGIAAAYLNSSQSTSEQRFVSEEIKSGKLKLLYVAPERLFGGVFPLTETLKTTPISLVAIDEAHCVSQWGHDFRPDYLMIGRLRQELPSVPFAALTATADKQTRADIADKLGLKNPKWFISSFDRPNITYRIVPKRNSFDKLLGFLEYHHKNSGIIYCLSRKNVEDMADRLQAAGLSALPYHAGLDRQTRAKHQEKFIKDEVKIMVATIAFGMGIDKSNVRFVVHMNMPQNVEGYYQETGRAGRDGLPSDALLFYSYADVMTLQRMIDTPENPDYSEVMLAKLDKMKHFCQSTTCRRRYLLGYFDEEEKKDCGNCDRCLSKGNKQDMTMPSQMLLSAIVRLKESYGLGYCILVLRGSKSAKVQEDHKALSVYGVGKDKSEDFWKKLGQHLQQEGYLAEAGTQFPTLKLTTTAWEKLKSREKFLLNMEEGALEHQKRSTPYEETLFEELKRIRFGLAQKENVPPYVIFSDNTLVEMATYLPQDHDSFLQMSGVGQLKAENYENHFIPVIKAYTEENQLKPRKKLSASKSSKSNSTGISKTELVTLQYLKDGLNIFEIAKAREMSLTTIEGHIAKLVKMKKLDAEKFMSKDDLLNIRLFYRRQEGRFLKPIKEHFGDRYSYFQIKVAIAEEQ from the coding sequence ATGATTACCCCAAAGGAAGTACTGAAGAATTTTTATGGATACGATAGTTTTCGCGGTCAGCAAGAGGCCATTATCCAGAGCATTTTAAAAAAACAGGATACTATTGTCCTGATGCCTACCGGTGGGGGAAAATCCGTTTGCTATCAAATCCCAGCCATGGTCAATGAGGGCCTTACACTGGTCATCTCCCCGTTGATTGCGCTGATGAAGGACCAAGTGGACGCATTAAATGGCATTGGCATCGCCGCGGCTTACCTGAATTCTTCGCAGAGCACCAGCGAACAGCGCTTTGTATCCGAAGAGATCAAGTCGGGCAAGCTGAAACTCCTGTATGTAGCCCCAGAAAGACTCTTTGGTGGTGTTTTCCCACTGACTGAGACCCTAAAGACGACTCCTATTTCCCTGGTGGCCATTGATGAGGCACACTGTGTCTCGCAGTGGGGGCATGATTTCAGGCCTGATTACCTGATGATCGGTCGGCTGAGACAGGAGCTTCCTTCTGTACCCTTTGCTGCACTCACTGCCACCGCAGACAAACAGACCCGGGCTGACATCGCTGATAAGTTAGGGCTAAAAAATCCAAAATGGTTCATCTCCAGCTTCGACAGACCAAACATCACCTACCGCATTGTACCCAAAAGAAACTCATTTGACAAGCTTTTGGGGTTTCTGGAATACCACCACAAAAATTCCGGCATCATCTACTGCCTGTCCAGAAAAAACGTCGAGGACATGGCTGATCGGCTGCAAGCAGCGGGCCTCTCGGCCTTGCCCTACCATGCTGGCCTCGACAGACAGACCCGGGCAAAGCACCAAGAAAAATTCATCAAAGACGAAGTAAAGATCATGGTGGCCACCATTGCCTTTGGCATGGGGATCGACAAATCCAATGTGCGGTTTGTGGTACACATGAACATGCCGCAAAACGTCGAGGGCTACTATCAGGAAACAGGGCGTGCCGGCCGGGATGGCCTTCCCAGTGATGCGCTGCTCTTTTACAGCTATGCCGATGTCATGACGCTCCAGCGCATGATCGATACGCCTGAGAACCCTGATTACTCAGAAGTAATGCTTGCCAAGCTGGATAAGATGAAGCACTTCTGCCAGTCCACCACCTGTCGCAGGCGCTATCTGCTGGGCTATTTTGATGAAGAAGAAAAAAAAGACTGTGGCAATTGCGATCGCTGTCTGAGCAAAGGCAACAAACAAGACATGACCATGCCTTCCCAGATGTTACTGTCCGCTATCGTCCGGCTTAAAGAAAGCTATGGCCTTGGCTATTGCATACTGGTACTGCGAGGATCAAAATCTGCCAAAGTCCAAGAAGACCACAAAGCCCTATCGGTCTATGGCGTGGGCAAAGACAAATCAGAAGATTTTTGGAAAAAGCTGGGCCAGCACCTCCAACAGGAAGGGTATTTGGCAGAAGCCGGCACACAGTTTCCCACCTTAAAACTCACTACCACCGCTTGGGAAAAATTGAAAAGCCGAGAAAAATTCCTTCTCAACATGGAAGAGGGAGCGCTAGAGCATCAAAAGAGAAGTACGCCTTATGAAGAAACACTTTTTGAGGAGCTGAAGCGTATCCGTTTTGGTCTAGCCCAGAAGGAAAACGTACCGCCTTATGTGATATTCTCTGACAATACCCTTGTGGAAATGGCCACCTATTTACCGCAAGACCATGACAGCTTTTTGCAAATGTCCGGTGTGGGCCAGCTAAAAGCCGAAAACTATGAAAATCATTTCATTCCAGTGATCAAGGCCTATACGGAAGAGAACCAACTCAAGCCCAGAAAAAAACTCTCTGCCAGTAAATCCTCGAAGTCCAACAGCACCGGCATCTCCAAGACAGAACTGGTGACCCTACAATACCTTAAAGATGGGTTGAACATATTTGAAATTGCCAAGGCAAGGGAAATGAGTCTTACCACCATCGAAGGGCATATTGCCAAATTGGTAAAGATGAAAAAACTGGACGCCGAGAAGTTTATGTCAAAGGACGACCTGCTGAACATCCGATTATTCTATAGAAGGCAAGAGGGTCGGTTTCTAAAACCAATAAAAGAACATTTTGGTGACCGCTATTCATACTTCCAGATAAAAGTCGCCATTGCTGAGGAACAGTAA